In the Candidatus Binatia bacterium genome, one interval contains:
- a CDS encoding aminotransferase class III-fold pyridoxal phosphate-dependent enzyme, translating to MPDWGHPIGDALFERARKVIPGGIYGHQNPAYLVDGAFPRFLCHAEGCRVRDVDGHEYIDFLCSYGPMVLGYRDAAVEAAAEAQRRLCDSGNLPAPNMVELAERLVALTPQSAWAMFAKNGSDVCTWALAVARRATGRDLVAMVGGTYHGVHGWCNPVGRGFPDGERGGMLRFAWNDAAALERLFSEHEGRIAAVITTPFRHEAREDSVMPAPGFFDRVRELCTRRGAAMIVDDVRAGFRLHLGGSLQRFGVTPDLVVYSKALANGYALSAMIGREELRKPAREVFVTGTFFTQAVPIAAAIATLGALAERDAIAHMDRAGRRLCDGLAERASAAGLGVTISGPPSIPFLSFAADGGSLERSRTFAAEAARRGAFFHPAHNWFVSAAHRDEDIDQALDAAEAGMVAVAAGFGRDLR from the coding sequence ATGCCGGACTGGGGACATCCAATCGGTGATGCGCTCTTCGAGCGCGCGCGCAAGGTGATCCCGGGCGGCATCTACGGGCATCAAAACCCCGCCTATCTCGTCGACGGCGCCTTTCCGCGCTTCCTCTGCCACGCCGAAGGCTGCCGCGTGCGCGACGTCGACGGGCACGAGTACATCGATTTCCTCTGCTCGTACGGACCGATGGTGCTGGGCTACCGCGACGCAGCGGTGGAAGCCGCTGCCGAAGCGCAACGCCGTCTGTGCGACAGCGGCAATCTGCCGGCCCCGAACATGGTCGAGCTGGCCGAGCGCCTGGTCGCGCTGACGCCGCAGAGCGCGTGGGCGATGTTCGCGAAAAACGGATCCGACGTCTGCACGTGGGCGCTGGCAGTGGCCAGGCGCGCAACCGGGCGCGACCTGGTCGCGATGGTCGGCGGCACCTACCACGGCGTGCACGGCTGGTGCAATCCCGTCGGCCGCGGGTTCCCCGACGGCGAGCGGGGCGGAATGCTTCGATTCGCATGGAACGATGCCGCTGCGCTGGAGCGCCTCTTTTCCGAACACGAAGGGCGCATCGCCGCCGTCATCACGACGCCGTTCCGCCACGAAGCGCGCGAAGACAGCGTGATGCCCGCGCCGGGATTCTTCGACCGCGTGCGCGAGCTTTGCACGCGCCGCGGCGCAGCGATGATCGTGGATGATGTGCGCGCGGGATTTCGCCTTCACCTCGGCGGATCGCTGCAGCGCTTCGGCGTCACGCCCGACCTCGTCGTTTATTCCAAGGCCCTGGCCAACGGGTACGCGCTCTCGGCGATGATCGGCCGCGAAGAGCTGCGAAAACCTGCGCGCGAAGTGTTCGTCACCGGAACGTTCTTCACGCAGGCGGTGCCGATCGCCGCGGCGATCGCGACGCTCGGTGCGTTGGCGGAGCGCGACGCAATCGCCCACATGGACAGGGCAGGGCGCCGCCTCTGTGACGGGCTGGCCGAGCGCGCGTCCGCTGCCGGCCTTGGCGTCACGATCAGCGGCCCGCCTTCCATTCCATTTCTAAGCTTTGCCGCCGACGGCGGCAGCCTCGAGCGAAGCCGGACGTTTGCAGCGGAGGCCGCCCGCCGCGGCGCGTTCTTTCATCCGGCGCACAACTGGTTCGTCTCGGCAGCCCACCGCGACGAAGACATCGACCAGGCGCTCGATGCCGCCGAGGCAGGGATGGTCGCCGTGGCAGCCGGGTTCGGGAGGGACTTGCGATGA
- a CDS encoding BolA family protein, which yields MHTLKTLEDKLAGGLTPVSLEIRDESELHRGHSGAGGGGHFRIRVVSDAFEGKSLVDRHRMIYQLLAEEMAGAVHALALVTLTPAEAIATAQAVRDSSGRSPVVA from the coding sequence ATGCACACCTTGAAAACCCTCGAGGACAAGTTGGCCGGGGGGCTGACGCCCGTCTCGCTGGAAATCCGCGACGAAAGTGAGCTTCATCGCGGGCACAGCGGCGCCGGCGGGGGCGGGCACTTCCGGATCCGCGTCGTGTCGGACGCGTTCGAGGGGAAGAGCCTCGTCGACCGTCACCGGATGATCTACCAGCTGCTGGCCGAGGAGATGGCCGGCGCGGTCCACGCCCTGGCGCTGGTGACGCTGACGCCCGCCGAGGCCATCGCGACGGCGCAGGCCGTCCGCGATTCCTCCGGTCGAAGCCCTGTCGTAGCCTGA
- a CDS encoding rhomboid family intramembrane serine protease: MSKARAMLPLNLTTEQARRAMLSLLAMGLDARTHRAGDERIEPAEAQRTARDDVQPESSEEAPAGPAEARPSHDSSSRLWIISVDEDELGAALPLVEEAIAPVQEAPAPPPLFLGQHATDGIWTRRNAAAGFAIAAVCIIVHALVHEGEDTIPRSAMIAAGAVAPWLVTQGQWWRLVTAIFLHFDIRHLVGNMSALLLLGPPLAATIGQLRFVLLFLVTGFTGNVVSQLFGDEAAVKAGASGGICGILGAMAGVALATMAAATDARERRPAWQTLGALAALFGMIVGFEPGRDHYAHLGGLLSGLAVGRIIGPAAGNTAT; this comes from the coding sequence ATGAGCAAGGCCCGAGCGATGCTGCCGCTCAACCTTACGACCGAACAGGCGCGGCGCGCGATGCTTTCGCTTCTGGCGATGGGGCTGGATGCGCGAACGCACAGGGCCGGCGACGAACGGATCGAACCGGCCGAAGCGCAACGCACAGCCCGCGACGACGTGCAGCCCGAGAGCAGCGAAGAGGCACCTGCCGGACCCGCCGAGGCGCGGCCTTCGCACGACTCCTCCTCCCGACTCTGGATCATCTCCGTCGATGAAGACGAGCTTGGCGCTGCCCTGCCGCTGGTCGAGGAAGCCATCGCTCCTGTGCAGGAAGCTCCTGCGCCGCCGCCACTGTTTCTCGGCCAGCATGCAACGGACGGCATCTGGACCCGGCGCAACGCTGCGGCCGGCTTCGCGATTGCCGCAGTCTGCATCATCGTCCACGCGCTCGTGCACGAGGGCGAAGATACGATCCCGCGCTCGGCGATGATCGCGGCCGGCGCGGTTGCTCCATGGCTCGTAACCCAGGGCCAGTGGTGGCGCCTGGTGACGGCGATCTTCCTGCACTTCGATATCCGCCATCTCGTCGGCAACATGAGCGCGCTTCTCCTTCTCGGGCCGCCTCTGGCTGCGACGATCGGCCAGCTTCGCTTCGTGCTGCTGTTCCTCGTCACCGGATTTACCGGCAACGTCGTGAGCCAGCTTTTCGGCGACGAGGCTGCCGTCAAGGCGGGAGCATCCGGGGGAATCTGCGGAATCCTCGGCGCGATGGCCGGCGTCGCGCTGGCAACGATGGCCGCGGCGACCGATGCGCGCGAGCGGCGCCCGGCATGGCAGACGCTCGGCGCTCTTGCGGCGCTGTTCGGAATGATCGTCGGCTTCGAGCCGGGTCGCGACCACTACGCGCACCTTGGTGGTCTGCTCAGCGGGCTGGCAGTCGGCCGCATCATCGGACCGGCGGCAGGGAACACGGCGACATGA
- a CDS encoding DUF1329 domain-containing protein: MMRVPAHRWLRAVVAACVAGLLVAASRARADSTVGVAQPDEPPPGTIVSHENLDKYRQFLPPSIQWAIDRGMRIEVIEARDIPLEPARLDATQKYESQCRLSPDKNQVLNYVAGLPFPLADERDPDAAVKLVFNYENRIVVDDLDVRNFECDTGSFGQNTGLSIERHFLIGHFRRLYYVSRLYFDPKPTWPTPDGIRYREVLHPILEPFDLKGVGLTYNRHLDPSRQDDSWLYYPLLKRVRRLSSAQRSDALFGQDADLDSYGGYAGNPAWMAWKLIGTKRVLAPMHTQHFPAVWGKGASDFLFDDTWEMRDVYIIEGVSRLPDYAYSKRVLYVDRHSFVIPYTEMYDQKGQLWKAWVNQWKIGRKPFPGAVRAVYDFDQQFIPALSIFDMQLHHATRCLLPSPSVPGEEGWYFNFGPAEGTVEEAFSVSSIIASGR, from the coding sequence ATGATGCGCGTGCCCGCGCATCGCTGGTTGCGTGCCGTGGTCGCCGCGTGCGTTGCGGGGCTGCTCGTAGCCGCTTCGCGGGCGCGCGCCGATTCGACAGTCGGTGTCGCGCAGCCGGACGAGCCGCCGCCCGGCACGATCGTTTCGCACGAAAACCTCGACAAGTACCGCCAGTTCCTGCCTCCGTCGATCCAGTGGGCCATCGATCGCGGAATGCGCATCGAGGTGATCGAGGCGCGAGACATTCCCCTGGAGCCCGCGCGCCTGGACGCGACGCAGAAATACGAATCCCAGTGCCGGCTTTCGCCGGACAAGAACCAGGTGCTGAACTACGTCGCGGGCCTCCCGTTCCCGCTTGCCGACGAACGCGACCCCGACGCGGCCGTCAAGCTCGTCTTCAACTACGAAAACCGAATCGTCGTCGACGACCTGGACGTTCGCAATTTCGAGTGCGACACCGGCAGCTTCGGCCAGAACACCGGCCTCAGCATCGAGCGGCATTTCCTCATCGGACACTTCCGCCGCCTCTACTACGTCAGCCGTCTCTACTTCGACCCGAAGCCGACGTGGCCGACTCCCGACGGCATCCGCTATCGCGAAGTGCTGCACCCGATCCTGGAACCTTTCGACTTGAAGGGCGTCGGCCTGACGTACAACCGCCACCTCGATCCGTCGCGACAGGACGACAGCTGGCTGTACTACCCGCTGCTGAAGCGCGTGCGACGCCTTTCGTCGGCGCAGCGCTCCGATGCGCTGTTCGGCCAGGACGCCGACCTCGACAGCTACGGCGGGTACGCGGGAAACCCGGCATGGATGGCGTGGAAGCTCATCGGCACCAAGCGCGTGCTCGCGCCGATGCACACGCAGCACTTCCCGGCAGTGTGGGGCAAAGGCGCGTCCGACTTCCTGTTTGACGACACGTGGGAGATGCGCGACGTCTACATCATCGAAGGGGTTTCACGACTTCCCGACTACGCGTACTCCAAGCGCGTACTCTACGTCGACCGTCACAGCTTCGTGATCCCTTACACCGAGATGTACGACCAGAAGGGCCAGCTCTGGAAAGCCTGGGTCAACCAGTGGAAGATCGGCCGCAAGCCGTTTCCCGGTGCAGTGCGCGCAGTCTACGACTTCGACCAGCAGTTCATTCCCGCCCTTTCGATCTTCGACATGCAGCTCCATCACGCGACGCGCTGCCTGCTGCCGTCCCCGTCGGTGCCTGGCGAAGAGGGCTGGTACTTCAACTTCGGTCCTGCCGAAGGGACGGTCGAGGAAGCGTTTTCGGTTTCCAGCATCATCGCGTCGGGGCGCTGA
- a CDS encoding urate hydroxylase PuuD: MEFVQLTVEPVFRWLHILAGIIWIGHLYFFNFVNGPFAATMNADTKKLVVPELMPRALYWFRWGAAWTWATGVIMLMITFYHGRMAFAGGTAAGWSLGAIISIVLTFGGFAVYDAIQSTSIIADQKMKNATYFVLIAIVVYIMKLQGGFGYRGYVIHTGAMLGTAMAFNVWFRIWPNQQKIIAAIKNGQAPDAALVSVAGLRSRHNTYMSAALIWTMISLHNIGFLSTVPPFNTHPEFGLLMMIGVGWHIVFQLYKRAGQVKGF, encoded by the coding sequence ATGGAATTCGTACAGCTCACCGTCGAACCGGTGTTCCGCTGGCTTCATATCCTGGCGGGCATCATCTGGATCGGTCACCTGTACTTCTTCAACTTCGTCAACGGCCCGTTTGCCGCGACGATGAACGCCGACACCAAGAAGCTCGTCGTCCCCGAGCTGATGCCGAGGGCCTTGTACTGGTTCCGCTGGGGCGCCGCATGGACCTGGGCCACCGGCGTGATCATGCTCATGATCACCTTCTACCACGGCCGCATGGCGTTCGCGGGCGGAACGGCTGCGGGCTGGTCCCTCGGTGCGATCATCTCGATCGTGCTGACGTTCGGGGGTTTTGCCGTCTACGACGCGATCCAGTCGACGTCGATCATCGCCGACCAGAAGATGAAGAACGCGACGTACTTCGTGCTGATCGCGATCGTCGTCTACATCATGAAGCTGCAAGGGGGCTTCGGTTACCGCGGCTACGTGATCCACACCGGCGCGATGCTCGGCACCGCGATGGCGTTCAACGTCTGGTTCCGCATCTGGCCGAACCAGCAGAAGATCATTGCCGCGATCAAGAACGGCCAGGCGCCGGACGCCGCGCTGGTTTCGGTGGCGGGCCTTCGCTCACGGCACAACACGTACATGTCGGCGGCCCTTATCTGGACGATGATCAGCCTGCACAACATCGGGTTCCTGTCGACGGTGCCGCCGTTCAACACCCACCCGGAATTCGGCCTGCTGATGATGATCGGCGTGGGCTGGCACATTGTGTTCCAGCTCTACAAGCGCGCCGGCCAGGTCAAGGGTTTCTGA
- a CDS encoding integrin alpha gives MKVANSSSSLLVAATVAAALAMPHSAFAQAFNINCTKGGDEMGHAIATNGDFNGDGVPDIAIGSPCFFSGTSPRAGRVIVIDGRNGKRLFKKKGKQIGQWFGAGLSFIPDLNGDGKDELAIGSPGYDVTGVDRGDPFAGTYESGGKVEVFSKHRRRMRVFGQSANSGFGEKIAPTSDIDGDGRPDFLVSASTDTNPTGRSNPGRVWLVSGRNGDLLNYRVGPKAGKNYGRALCAADDVDGDGLRDFYAGSDEINIPFVFNAGALDLVSTGDFQGDPLLEVTGARGDHLARTCDFAGDVEKSGVKDFIVGAFGADDNGITKAGLVTLFDNHGTRLWVRQDGVVQDKAEFGDAVATIGDINGDGITDFAASAPLFDVFLDKRVELDAGRITTLSGVNGAPIWALNGTHRDNNFGTALAGGLDFDLDEVPDVIVGTPGDDPFGRRGAGSVRILSGVDGHELFVAGGRRGLETRIVTAMPGTGNAAQLRSFNRHGHGQILNTPALEGVKLGELDVTVLNDRNIPKPKIVQAAISSGHGSNSSTVEVYRMGNKSLQVDKFEAFPGANFGVECDGGEVNGQPLEEIVCAQADSVDGNVLVRVLQRLDEQQPFFPILEFTAFTNADMATPVLPVNADGGNVAVGDVTGNNDEEIIVGTNRGAPLVKIFSKTGQFIRSFLAYDPVSSSGVDVAVVAQAGGTKRIVTAPRQGEALIKLFDGNGARVVAGRDNIPVSINVRPAPYNGGARVGAADVDLDDAQEMLVLIPSPAGQQEVSAWEVTNKPVRHFIPFNPGPGATKEGGGIAGTDRFVRN, from the coding sequence ATGAAAGTTGCGAACTCTTCTTCGTCCCTGCTGGTCGCGGCAACCGTAGCCGCAGCGCTGGCCATGCCGCACTCGGCATTCGCCCAGGCGTTCAACATCAATTGCACGAAGGGCGGCGACGAGATGGGCCATGCCATCGCGACCAACGGCGATTTCAATGGCGACGGCGTTCCCGACATCGCGATCGGCTCCCCGTGCTTCTTCTCCGGCACATCGCCGCGCGCCGGCCGTGTCATCGTCATCGACGGGCGCAACGGCAAGAGGCTCTTCAAGAAGAAAGGCAAGCAGATCGGACAGTGGTTCGGTGCCGGCCTGTCCTTCATCCCTGACCTGAACGGCGACGGAAAAGACGAGCTCGCGATCGGCTCTCCGGGATACGACGTGACCGGCGTCGATCGCGGCGATCCGTTTGCCGGCACGTACGAGTCCGGCGGCAAGGTCGAGGTGTTCTCCAAGCATCGCCGCCGCATGCGTGTGTTCGGCCAGAGCGCGAACTCGGGCTTTGGCGAAAAGATCGCCCCCACGAGCGACATCGACGGGGACGGCCGTCCCGACTTCCTTGTCAGTGCGTCCACCGACACCAACCCGACGGGGCGCAGCAACCCCGGCCGCGTCTGGCTGGTCTCCGGCCGCAACGGCGACCTTCTCAACTACCGCGTAGGACCGAAGGCGGGCAAAAACTACGGCCGTGCGCTTTGCGCGGCCGACGACGTCGACGGCGACGGACTGCGCGACTTCTATGCCGGCAGCGACGAGATCAACATCCCGTTCGTGTTCAACGCCGGCGCGCTCGACCTCGTTTCCACCGGAGATTTCCAGGGTGATCCGCTTCTCGAGGTTACCGGCGCACGCGGCGACCACCTCGCCAGAACCTGCGACTTTGCCGGCGACGTCGAGAAGTCCGGCGTCAAGGACTTCATCGTCGGCGCGTTCGGAGCGGACGACAACGGCATTACCAAGGCTGGCCTCGTCACGCTGTTCGACAACCACGGCACCAGGCTGTGGGTGCGCCAGGACGGCGTCGTTCAGGACAAGGCCGAGTTCGGCGACGCCGTGGCCACGATCGGAGACATCAACGGCGACGGCATCACCGACTTCGCCGCCAGCGCGCCGCTGTTCGACGTGTTCCTCGACAAGAGAGTGGAGCTGGACGCCGGCCGCATCACGACGTTGTCGGGTGTCAATGGCGCTCCGATCTGGGCGCTCAACGGCACGCACCGCGACAACAACTTCGGGACGGCGCTTGCGGGAGGCCTCGACTTCGATCTGGACGAGGTGCCCGACGTCATCGTCGGCACGCCCGGCGACGATCCGTTTGGGCGCCGCGGCGCAGGCTCGGTGCGCATCTTGTCGGGCGTCGACGGCCACGAGCTGTTCGTCGCCGGCGGCCGTCGCGGACTGGAAACCCGCATCGTCACGGCGATGCCCGGTACCGGCAACGCGGCCCAGCTGCGTTCGTTCAATCGCCACGGCCACGGGCAGATCCTGAACACTCCGGCGCTCGAGGGCGTCAAGCTCGGCGAGCTCGACGTCACCGTGCTGAATGACCGCAACATCCCGAAGCCCAAGATCGTGCAGGCGGCCATCTCGAGCGGTCACGGCTCCAACAGCTCCACCGTCGAGGTCTACCGCATGGGCAACAAGTCCCTGCAGGTGGATAAGTTCGAGGCTTTCCCGGGAGCGAATTTCGGCGTGGAGTGCGACGGCGGCGAGGTCAACGGGCAGCCTCTCGAAGAGATCGTCTGCGCGCAGGCCGACTCCGTCGACGGCAATGTGCTCGTGCGCGTACTGCAGCGCCTCGACGAGCAGCAGCCGTTCTTCCCGATCCTCGAGTTCACGGCCTTCACCAACGCCGACATGGCCACTCCGGTGCTGCCGGTCAATGCCGACGGCGGTAACGTCGCGGTCGGCGACGTCACGGGCAACAACGACGAGGAGATCATCGTCGGCACGAACCGCGGTGCGCCCCTGGTCAAGATCTTCAGCAAGACGGGCCAGTTCATCCGATCCTTCCTCGCGTACGATCCGGTCAGCAGCTCCGGCGTCGACGTTGCGGTGGTCGCGCAGGCGGGCGGCACCAAGCGCATCGTGACCGCGCCTCGCCAGGGCGAGGCGCTGATCAAGCTGTTCGACGGCAACGGTGCCCGCGTGGTCGCCGGCCGCGACAACATACCCGTGTCGATCAATGTGCGGCCGGCTCCGTACAACGGGGGCGCGCGTGTCGGCGCGGCCGACGTCGACCTCGACGACGCGCAGGAGATGCTCGTGCTCATTCCGAGCCCCGCCGGGCAGCAGGAAGTGTCGGCGTGGGAAGTGACGAACAAGCCGGTTCGCCACTTCATCCCGTTCAACCCCGGTCCGGGAGCGACCAAGGAAGGCGGCGGCATCGCCGGCACCGACCGCTTCGTCCGCAACTGA
- the pgsA gene encoding CDP-diacylglycerol--glycerol-3-phosphate 3-phosphatidyltransferase produces MLAAKVQPGAAGGAGTLVRGLPNLLTLLRILAIPLVGWLLTHAGPREAWIAMFVFFVASLTDFLDGWIARRFGWVTALGKLLDPLADKLLVISTLLMLAVLDRKPGIPGWLLVIVVGREFAVTGLRSIAATEGIVLPADATGKAKMLLQTIGLHFLIVHYVYFGVSFHDVGIVLLTLAAVVGVWSAVGYHLEVFRRLREKGGLAGGQD; encoded by the coding sequence ATGTTGGCGGCAAAGGTGCAGCCCGGAGCTGCAGGAGGCGCAGGGACCCTGGTTCGCGGGTTACCGAACCTGCTGACCCTGCTGCGCATACTGGCGATCCCGCTGGTCGGCTGGCTCCTTACTCACGCGGGTCCGCGCGAAGCGTGGATCGCGATGTTCGTCTTCTTCGTCGCCTCGCTGACCGATTTCCTCGACGGCTGGATCGCCAGGCGCTTCGGCTGGGTGACCGCGCTCGGCAAGCTTCTCGACCCCCTGGCCGACAAGCTGCTGGTCATCTCGACCTTGCTGATGCTCGCGGTCCTCGATCGCAAGCCGGGCATTCCAGGATGGCTGCTCGTGATCGTCGTCGGCCGCGAGTTCGCCGTGACCGGTCTTCGCAGCATTGCGGCAACCGAAGGCATCGTGCTGCCGGCCGACGCGACCGGCAAAGCCAAGATGCTGTTGCAGACCATCGGCCTTCACTTCCTGATCGTTCATTACGTCTACTTCGGTGTCAGCTTCCACGACGTCGGGATCGTACTGCTGACGCTGGCGGCCGTCGTCGGTGTCTGGTCGGCCGTCGGCTATCACCTCGAGGTCTTCCGCCGGCTGCGGGAAAAGGGCGGCCTGGCGGGCGGCCAAGACTAG
- the nadB gene encoding L-aspartate oxidase, with product MRNYDFLVIGGGIAGMTFALRAARDGKVALLAKRELEESNTNFAQGGVAAVWSTEDAPASHAADTIEAGAGLCNRRVVDLVVSEGPARIRELVDLGVRFTLKAENGHAADFDLGLEGGHSHRRILHAADHTGQEIVRALAAEVRSHPNIELFENRFAIDLLIDEKFGFTDGRPQCWGAYVLNTTDGSVETFTARATMLATGGTGKVYLYTSNPDVASGDGIAMAWRAGCRVADVEFIQFHPTCLYHPLAKSFLVTEAMRGEGAVLRTPDGHAFMANYDPRAELAPRDIVARAIDSEMKRRGLDNVLLDVTSLGRDFLKQRFPVIYERCLGYGIDITTTPIPVVPAAHYMCGGVIAGIDGETSIDRLYAAGEVAMTGLHGANRLASNSLLEGVVFGHRAAIHAAARLADDARTAPSLPPWTSGNAVDINESVVITHNWDEIRRLMWNYVGIVRSDRRLARAASRITMLREEIQQYYRDFFVTRDLLELRNIAQVAELIIRASRTRRESRGLHYNIDCPERDDLHWLRHTVL from the coding sequence ATGCGGAATTACGATTTTCTCGTGATCGGCGGCGGCATCGCCGGGATGACCTTCGCCCTTCGCGCGGCGCGGGACGGAAAGGTCGCGCTGCTTGCCAAGCGCGAGCTCGAAGAATCCAACACGAATTTCGCCCAGGGCGGCGTCGCCGCGGTCTGGAGCACGGAGGACGCGCCGGCTTCCCATGCCGCCGATACGATCGAGGCCGGGGCCGGCCTGTGCAACCGCCGCGTCGTCGACCTTGTGGTCAGCGAAGGCCCGGCCCGCATCCGCGAGCTCGTCGATCTCGGTGTTCGCTTTACGCTGAAGGCCGAGAACGGCCACGCCGCCGACTTCGACCTCGGCCTGGAAGGCGGGCACTCGCACCGGCGCATCCTCCACGCCGCCGACCACACCGGCCAGGAGATCGTCCGTGCGCTGGCCGCCGAAGTACGCAGCCACCCGAACATCGAGCTGTTCGAGAACCGCTTCGCGATCGACCTGCTGATCGACGAGAAATTCGGTTTTACCGACGGGCGTCCCCAGTGCTGGGGCGCTTACGTGCTGAACACCACCGACGGCAGTGTGGAGACGTTCACCGCACGCGCGACGATGCTGGCCACCGGCGGCACGGGCAAGGTGTACCTGTATACGTCGAATCCCGACGTCGCCTCCGGGGATGGCATCGCGATGGCGTGGCGCGCCGGTTGCCGCGTCGCCGACGTCGAGTTCATCCAGTTCCACCCGACGTGCCTGTACCATCCGCTGGCCAAGTCGTTCCTGGTTACCGAGGCGATGCGCGGCGAGGGCGCGGTGCTGCGCACGCCCGACGGCCACGCGTTCATGGCCAATTACGATCCGCGCGCCGAGCTGGCCCCCCGCGACATCGTCGCGCGCGCGATCGACAGCGAGATGAAGCGCCGCGGCCTCGACAACGTGCTGCTCGACGTCACGTCACTCGGCCGCGATTTCCTGAAGCAGCGCTTCCCGGTCATTTACGAGCGCTGCCTGGGATATGGCATCGACATCACGACCACGCCGATCCCGGTGGTGCCCGCCGCCCATTACATGTGCGGCGGCGTGATCGCGGGAATCGACGGCGAAACCTCGATCGACCGCCTCTATGCCGCCGGCGAAGTCGCGATGACGGGGCTTCACGGCGCGAACCGCCTGGCGTCCAACTCCCTGCTCGAAGGCGTCGTGTTCGGACACCGCGCGGCGATCCACGCCGCTGCAAGGCTCGCCGACGACGCGCGCACGGCGCCTTCCCTGCCGCCATGGACTTCCGGCAACGCGGTCGACATCAATGAATCGGTCGTCATCACGCACAACTGGGACGAGATCCGCCGCCTGATGTGGAACTACGTCGGCATCGTGCGCAGCGATCGCCGCCTTGCGCGCGCCGCCTCGCGCATCACGATGCTGCGCGAGGAGATCCAGCAGTACTACCGCGATTTCTTCGTGACTCGCGACCTGCTCGAACTGCGCAACATCGCGCAGGTGGCCGAGCTGATCATCCGCGCCTCGCGCACTCGCCGCGAAAGCCGCGGCCTGCACTACAACATCGACTGCCCGGAGCGCGACGACCTGCACTGGCTGCGCCACACCGTGCTTTAG
- the purF gene encoding amidophosphoribosyltransferase, with protein sequence MKGSDSRIPANLSAEKPEAQAPVQAAPEPNSPLADPDDRFHEECAVVGIYGHEEAANLAYLGLYAMQHRGQEGSGIVSSNGKALISHRGLGLVADVFHESVIRRLEGNSAIGHNRYSTAGETLLRNTQPLVAEFSLGSLAVCHNGNFVNAQEIRRRLEETGSIFQSTSDTEVLVHLVAGSRRSSLVERVVDALAQVEGAYCVLFLTEEELIAARDPHGFRPMALGRFPGGGWVVVSETCALDLVEAEYVREIEPGEVLHIRGDEVRSTHPFTHVPTRACIFEYVYFARPDSNVFGRNVYEVRKEIGRQLARETLIPADIVIPVPDSGVPAALGFAEQSGLPFEMGLIRNHYVGRTFIEPKDSIRNFGVKVKLNAQRHVLEGKRVIVIDDSIVRGTTSRKIVRMIRSAGAKEVHVRISAPPTISPCYFGVDTPTHGELIANNLSIEQIREYIQADSLAYLSHEGLYAFQPTGARTSAGFCDACFTRDYPVTVNHDQETRQMRLFHATELSPIAGRS encoded by the coding sequence ATGAAGGGCAGCGACAGCAGGATTCCCGCCAATCTTTCGGCGGAGAAACCCGAAGCACAGGCGCCGGTGCAGGCCGCGCCTGAGCCGAACTCGCCGCTTGCCGACCCCGACGACCGCTTCCACGAAGAGTGCGCCGTCGTCGGCATCTACGGCCACGAAGAAGCGGCCAACCTGGCCTACCTCGGCCTGTATGCAATGCAGCACCGCGGCCAGGAAGGCTCGGGCATCGTTTCGAGCAACGGAAAGGCGCTGATCAGCCACCGCGGGCTCGGCCTGGTCGCCGACGTCTTCCATGAAAGCGTGATCCGTCGCCTCGAAGGCAACTCGGCGATCGGTCACAACCGTTACTCGACCGCGGGCGAGACCCTGCTGCGAAACACGCAACCGCTGGTCGCCGAGTTCTCGCTCGGAAGCCTCGCCGTCTGTCACAACGGCAATTTCGTCAACGCGCAGGAGATCCGCCGCCGCCTCGAGGAGACCGGCTCGATTTTCCAGTCCACGTCCGACACCGAGGTGCTCGTGCACCTGGTTGCCGGCTCGCGGCGAAGCTCGCTGGTCGAGCGCGTCGTCGACGCGCTGGCCCAGGTCGAGGGCGCCTACTGCGTGCTGTTCCTGACCGAAGAAGAGCTGATTGCTGCGCGCGATCCGCACGGCTTCCGGCCGATGGCGCTCGGGCGCTTCCCGGGCGGCGGCTGGGTGGTCGTCTCCGAGACTTGCGCGCTCGATCTCGTCGAGGCCGAGTACGTCCGCGAGATCGAGCCGGGCGAAGTGCTGCACATCCGCGGCGACGAAGTGCGCTCGACGCATCCGTTCACGCACGTGCCGACCAGGGCCTGCATCTTCGAGTACGTCTATTTTGCCAGGCCGGATTCCAACGTGTTCGGCCGCAACGTCTACGAGGTGCGCAAGGAAATCGGCCGCCAGCTCGCGCGCGAGACGCTGATTCCGGCCGACATCGTCATTCCCGTGCCCGACTCCGGCGTGCCGGCTGCGCTCGGCTTTGCCGAGCAGTCGGGACTGCCGTTCGAGATGGGACTGATCCGCAACCACTACGTCGGTCGCACGTTCATCGAGCCGAAGGATTCGATCCGCAACTTCGGCGTCAAGGTGAAGCTCAACGCCCAGCGCCACGTGCTCGAGGGAAAGCGGGTCATCGTCATCGACGATTCGATCGTGCGCGGCACCACCAGCCGCAAGATCGTCCGGATGATCCGCTCGGCCGGAGCCAAGGAAGTGCACGTGCGCATCAGCGCGCCGCCGACGATCAGCCCTTGCTACTTCGGCGTCGACACGCCGACGCACGGGGAGCTGATCGCGAACAACCTGTCGATCGAACAGATCCGCGAGTACATCCAGGCCGACAGCCTGGCCTACCTTTCGCACGAAGGGCTCTACGCGTTCCAGCCGACCGGCGCGCGGACTTCGGCCGGCTTCTGCGACGCCTGCTTCACGCGCGACTACCCGGTGACCGTCAACCACGACCAGGAAACGCGCCAGATGCGCCTCTTCCACGCCACCGAGTTGTCCCCGATCGCCGGCAGAAGCTGA